One Bufo gargarizans isolate SCDJY-AF-19 chromosome 3, ASM1485885v1, whole genome shotgun sequence DNA segment encodes these proteins:
- the PROSER1 gene encoding proline and serine-rich protein 1 isoform X2, whose product MDKKSFEIVLDEVRKAVSTDYKVKALEHVQGYFSCEQVVELLRYFSWSVPQLKAVKAMQLKMVAIPAAKVVNILNCFTFSKDRLSALELLALNIHDASNYKPVEELFKTNLSEKKRCRRILEQAAKRGCKAPNAMISSCGIIPGNPYPKGRPSRTYGIFHGTPIKKEGEDATEGLGIAARILGPCKPPPSTYNPHRPVPYPIPPCRPHPTIAPSAYVNGSLIPNLAPGTLLPAYSSNPVTPAPGIEDPAAQEKSTPSQAAASPHGNNSAPPTPVATPVPAPSASPAITLQQPSTPTTPHSGMNMTSPLTMASPKSSTPTPTVIKSAQMSSGTPIPTVSTPSTSIPSVFPGLPAQPSSSTPYANPGSNNAASSLSLPGFPFSATSSTSTVSNAMMPSIFAGLQLPFNPAFQGMASPTLSDFAGAAGQIGNPLLSVLKGFLTSNDPGLMNSPSMPSLPTSGLLPLSSLPNTESISSLNKSFTPPCSTPTPQRTTTPGTSIFSGSSSPSLSNPISTSASIPGQPLLATPSPLSCASIGPQAQSASTSISEQNLTSSPSAANVLVKTEPASPSPSAFKGPSRSATPSHGSLGLPPVLGHVFPSGPSLSNSMNLGLSGLSSINGNLGGPNLSSLALGSSAGMPPVFPAFTSLANGSPFASSPAFTPSVPMLTSTTIAATATPPLTSSVFPGLSAPAAAAAAAASQFPLNLSTAVPSLFPVPQGPLVSSNPSFPGFTVSSTPPVNPALPSFPGLQPPSTLSGVPPVSACASAPSPASVLPGFASAFSSNFNSALVAQAGPSAFPLLSLSGLPGFPQSPSQSLQGLQQSAAAAAQSALLQASALEGFSAQADAFAGFPTGPGTPFPLQPGLPQRGWQ is encoded by the exons ATGGACAAGAAGTCATTTGAGATAGTGCTGGATGAAGTGAGAAAG GCTGTTTCTACGGATTATAAAGTCAAGGCCTTGGAGCACGTACAAGGATATTTTTCCTGTGAACAG GTGGTGGAATTATTAAGATACTTCTCCTGGTCTGTTCCTCAGCTGAAGGCGGTGAAGGCCATGCAGCTT AAAATGGTTGCCATTCCTGCTGCAAAGGTTGTGAACATCCTGAACTGCTTCACGTTCAGTAAGGACCGGCTGAGTGCCCTGGAGCTGCTGGCCTT GAATATTCATGATGCATCAAATTATAAACCAGTCGAAGAACTTTTTAAGACAAATCTATCTGAGAAGAAACGCTGCAGAAGAATCCTGGAACAG GCTGCAAAGAGAGGCTGCAAAGCGCCCAATGCTATGATTTCTTCATGTGGAATAATCCCTGGAAATCCATATCCTAAGGGGAGACCCAGTCGCACTTACGGAATATTTCAT ggaactccAATAAAGAAAGAAGGAGAAGATGCAACCGAAGGCTTGGGTATTGCCGCCAGAATTCTTGGGCCCTGTAAGCCG CCGCCTTCTACATATAATCCACACAGGCCAGTGCCATACCCGATTCCGCCGTGCCGACCTCACCCAACTATTGCGCCAA GTGCATACGTGAATGGTTCTCTCATTCCGAACTTGGCTCCCGGAACTTTACTTCCTGCTTATTCTTCTAATCCAGTTACACCAGCCCCAG GAATTGAAGATCCTGCTGCTCAAGAAAAATCCACACCCAGCCAAG CTGCTGCTTCTCCACATGGAAACAATTCTGCTCCCCCAACACCTGTTGCAACTCCTGTCCCAGCTCCTTCTGCTTCTCCTGCTATAACATTGCAGCAACCATCAACTCCTACCACTCCACACTCTGGAATGAACATGACTTCTCCTCTAACAATGGCATCTCCTAAATCCTCTACACCCACTCCAACAGTAATAAAAAGTGCTCAGATGTCCTCTGGTACACCCATACCAACGGTTAGCACACCTTCAACATCGATCCCTTCAGTATTCCCTGGTCTTCCAGCCCAACCAAGTTCCTCCACACCATATGCTAATCCTGGGTCCAATAATGCAGCATCATCCTTGTCACTTCCAGGATTTCCATTTTCCGCCACATCTTCTACAAGCACTGTAAGCAATGCTATGATGCCATCTATATTTGCTGGTCTACAATTGCCCTTTAATCCTGCCTTTCAGGGTATGGCTAGCCCAACTCTTTCTGATTTTGCTGGAGCTGCTGGACAAATAGGCAATCCTTTGCTGTCTGTTTTAAAAGGATTTTTAACTTCAAATGATCCAGGGTTAATGAATTCTCCATCAATGCCTTCATTGCCTACATCCGGACTGTTGCCATTGTCAAGTCTTCCAAATACAGAATCAATCTCCTCGTTAAACAAGTCTTTTACTCCTCCATGTTCAACCCCCACACCTCAGAGAACCACCACTCCTGGAACTTCTATATTTTCAGGTTCCTCTTCACCTTCGTTATCAAATCCAATTTCTACATCAGCATCAATCCCAGGACAACCTCTGTTGGCCACACCATCTCCTCTTAGTTGTGCATCCATAGGTCCACAAGCTCAGAGTGCGTCCACTTCCATATCAGAACAAAATCTTACATCTTCACCATCTGCAGCTAATGTATTGGTCAAAACTGAACCAGCTAGTCCATCACCTTCCGCTTTCAAGGGTCCATCACGTTCAGCAACACCTTCTCATGGTTCTCTAGGATTGCCTCCAGTTCTAGGCCATGTGTTTCCATCCGGACCAAGTCTGTCTAATTCAATGAATCTAGGATTGTCAGGGCTTTCCTCAATCAATGGAAATCTAGGCGGCCCAAACTTATCTTCACTGGCTTTGGGTTCCTCTGCAGGAATGCCTCCAGTTTTCCCTGCTTTCACATCACTGGCCAATGGATCTCCATTTGCAAGTAGCCCAGCTTTTACTCCATCTGTTCCAATGCTAACGTCTACCACCATAGCTGCTACTGCAACTCCACCTTTAACGTCCTCAGTGTTCCCTGGCCTGTCAGCACCAGCTGCCGCAGCAGCTGCGGCTGCTTCTCAGTTTCCATTAAACCTTTCCACTGCTGTCCCTTCACTGTTTCCTGTACCACAGGGACCCCTGGTCTCATCAAATCCATCTTTTCCTGGATTCACGGTTTCTAGCACACCACCAGTCAACCCTGCTCTTCCATCCTTCCCTGGACTCCAGCCTCCCTCTACATTGTCAGGAGTTCCTCCAGTGTCAGCATGTGCATCTGCTCCATCTCCGGCATCTGTCCTACCAGGATTTGCATCAGCTTTCAGCTCAAACTTCAACTCAGCCCTTGTGGCACAAGCCGG GCCTTCAGCTTTTCCTCTCCTTTCTCTCTCTGGTCTTCCTGGATTTCCACAGAGTCCTTCTCAGTCGCTGCAAGGACTCCAGCAGAGCGCAGCGGCAGCGGCACAGTCTGCTTTATTACAG
- the PROSER1 gene encoding proline and serine-rich protein 1 isoform X1: protein MDKKSFEIVLDEVRKAVSTDYKVKALEHVQGYFSCEQVVELLRYFSWSVPQLKAVKAMQLKMVAIPAAKVVNILNCFTFSKDRLSALELLALNIHDASNYKPVEELFKTNLSEKKRCRRILEQAAKRGCKAPNAMISSCGIIPGNPYPKGRPSRTYGIFHGTPIKKEGEDATEGLGIAARILGPCKPPPSTYNPHRPVPYPIPPCRPHPTIAPNCYGKTMTVKKEQSNLNTSGEGQTLSERGGAASLSASCRDWAKTNENNSAYVNGSLIPNLAPGTLLPAYSSNPVTPAPGIEDPAAQEKSTPSQAAASPHGNNSAPPTPVATPVPAPSASPAITLQQPSTPTTPHSGMNMTSPLTMASPKSSTPTPTVIKSAQMSSGTPIPTVSTPSTSIPSVFPGLPAQPSSSTPYANPGSNNAASSLSLPGFPFSATSSTSTVSNAMMPSIFAGLQLPFNPAFQGMASPTLSDFAGAAGQIGNPLLSVLKGFLTSNDPGLMNSPSMPSLPTSGLLPLSSLPNTESISSLNKSFTPPCSTPTPQRTTTPGTSIFSGSSSPSLSNPISTSASIPGQPLLATPSPLSCASIGPQAQSASTSISEQNLTSSPSAANVLVKTEPASPSPSAFKGPSRSATPSHGSLGLPPVLGHVFPSGPSLSNSMNLGLSGLSSINGNLGGPNLSSLALGSSAGMPPVFPAFTSLANGSPFASSPAFTPSVPMLTSTTIAATATPPLTSSVFPGLSAPAAAAAAAASQFPLNLSTAVPSLFPVPQGPLVSSNPSFPGFTVSSTPPVNPALPSFPGLQPPSTLSGVPPVSACASAPSPASVLPGFASAFSSNFNSALVAQAGPSAFPLLSLSGLPGFPQSPSQSLQGLQQSAAAAAQSALLQASALEGFSAQADAFAGFPTGPGTPFPLQPGLPQRGWQ, encoded by the exons ATGGACAAGAAGTCATTTGAGATAGTGCTGGATGAAGTGAGAAAG GCTGTTTCTACGGATTATAAAGTCAAGGCCTTGGAGCACGTACAAGGATATTTTTCCTGTGAACAG GTGGTGGAATTATTAAGATACTTCTCCTGGTCTGTTCCTCAGCTGAAGGCGGTGAAGGCCATGCAGCTT AAAATGGTTGCCATTCCTGCTGCAAAGGTTGTGAACATCCTGAACTGCTTCACGTTCAGTAAGGACCGGCTGAGTGCCCTGGAGCTGCTGGCCTT GAATATTCATGATGCATCAAATTATAAACCAGTCGAAGAACTTTTTAAGACAAATCTATCTGAGAAGAAACGCTGCAGAAGAATCCTGGAACAG GCTGCAAAGAGAGGCTGCAAAGCGCCCAATGCTATGATTTCTTCATGTGGAATAATCCCTGGAAATCCATATCCTAAGGGGAGACCCAGTCGCACTTACGGAATATTTCAT ggaactccAATAAAGAAAGAAGGAGAAGATGCAACCGAAGGCTTGGGTATTGCCGCCAGAATTCTTGGGCCCTGTAAGCCG CCGCCTTCTACATATAATCCACACAGGCCAGTGCCATACCCGATTCCGCCGTGCCGACCTCACCCAACTATTGCGCCAA ATTGCTATGGGAAGACAATGACGGTAAAGAAGGAGCAGTCAAACTTAAATACCTCTGGAGAAGGTCAAACTTTATCTGAAAGGGGAGGGGCAGCAAGCCTTAGTGCCAGTTGTCGCGATTGGGCTAAGACAAACGAGAATAACA GTGCATACGTGAATGGTTCTCTCATTCCGAACTTGGCTCCCGGAACTTTACTTCCTGCTTATTCTTCTAATCCAGTTACACCAGCCCCAG GAATTGAAGATCCTGCTGCTCAAGAAAAATCCACACCCAGCCAAG CTGCTGCTTCTCCACATGGAAACAATTCTGCTCCCCCAACACCTGTTGCAACTCCTGTCCCAGCTCCTTCTGCTTCTCCTGCTATAACATTGCAGCAACCATCAACTCCTACCACTCCACACTCTGGAATGAACATGACTTCTCCTCTAACAATGGCATCTCCTAAATCCTCTACACCCACTCCAACAGTAATAAAAAGTGCTCAGATGTCCTCTGGTACACCCATACCAACGGTTAGCACACCTTCAACATCGATCCCTTCAGTATTCCCTGGTCTTCCAGCCCAACCAAGTTCCTCCACACCATATGCTAATCCTGGGTCCAATAATGCAGCATCATCCTTGTCACTTCCAGGATTTCCATTTTCCGCCACATCTTCTACAAGCACTGTAAGCAATGCTATGATGCCATCTATATTTGCTGGTCTACAATTGCCCTTTAATCCTGCCTTTCAGGGTATGGCTAGCCCAACTCTTTCTGATTTTGCTGGAGCTGCTGGACAAATAGGCAATCCTTTGCTGTCTGTTTTAAAAGGATTTTTAACTTCAAATGATCCAGGGTTAATGAATTCTCCATCAATGCCTTCATTGCCTACATCCGGACTGTTGCCATTGTCAAGTCTTCCAAATACAGAATCAATCTCCTCGTTAAACAAGTCTTTTACTCCTCCATGTTCAACCCCCACACCTCAGAGAACCACCACTCCTGGAACTTCTATATTTTCAGGTTCCTCTTCACCTTCGTTATCAAATCCAATTTCTACATCAGCATCAATCCCAGGACAACCTCTGTTGGCCACACCATCTCCTCTTAGTTGTGCATCCATAGGTCCACAAGCTCAGAGTGCGTCCACTTCCATATCAGAACAAAATCTTACATCTTCACCATCTGCAGCTAATGTATTGGTCAAAACTGAACCAGCTAGTCCATCACCTTCCGCTTTCAAGGGTCCATCACGTTCAGCAACACCTTCTCATGGTTCTCTAGGATTGCCTCCAGTTCTAGGCCATGTGTTTCCATCCGGACCAAGTCTGTCTAATTCAATGAATCTAGGATTGTCAGGGCTTTCCTCAATCAATGGAAATCTAGGCGGCCCAAACTTATCTTCACTGGCTTTGGGTTCCTCTGCAGGAATGCCTCCAGTTTTCCCTGCTTTCACATCACTGGCCAATGGATCTCCATTTGCAAGTAGCCCAGCTTTTACTCCATCTGTTCCAATGCTAACGTCTACCACCATAGCTGCTACTGCAACTCCACCTTTAACGTCCTCAGTGTTCCCTGGCCTGTCAGCACCAGCTGCCGCAGCAGCTGCGGCTGCTTCTCAGTTTCCATTAAACCTTTCCACTGCTGTCCCTTCACTGTTTCCTGTACCACAGGGACCCCTGGTCTCATCAAATCCATCTTTTCCTGGATTCACGGTTTCTAGCACACCACCAGTCAACCCTGCTCTTCCATCCTTCCCTGGACTCCAGCCTCCCTCTACATTGTCAGGAGTTCCTCCAGTGTCAGCATGTGCATCTGCTCCATCTCCGGCATCTGTCCTACCAGGATTTGCATCAGCTTTCAGCTCAAACTTCAACTCAGCCCTTGTGGCACAAGCCGG GCCTTCAGCTTTTCCTCTCCTTTCTCTCTCTGGTCTTCCTGGATTTCCACAGAGTCCTTCTCAGTCGCTGCAAGGACTCCAGCAGAGCGCAGCGGCAGCGGCACAGTCTGCTTTATTACAG
- the PROSER1 gene encoding proline and serine-rich protein 1 isoform X3, whose protein sequence is MGSVRNIHDASNYKPVEELFKTNLSEKKRCRRILEQAAKRGCKAPNAMISSCGIIPGNPYPKGRPSRTYGIFHGTPIKKEGEDATEGLGIAARILGPCKPPPSTYNPHRPVPYPIPPCRPHPTIAPNCYGKTMTVKKEQSNLNTSGEGQTLSERGGAASLSASCRDWAKTNENNSAYVNGSLIPNLAPGTLLPAYSSNPVTPAPGIEDPAAQEKSTPSQAAASPHGNNSAPPTPVATPVPAPSASPAITLQQPSTPTTPHSGMNMTSPLTMASPKSSTPTPTVIKSAQMSSGTPIPTVSTPSTSIPSVFPGLPAQPSSSTPYANPGSNNAASSLSLPGFPFSATSSTSTVSNAMMPSIFAGLQLPFNPAFQGMASPTLSDFAGAAGQIGNPLLSVLKGFLTSNDPGLMNSPSMPSLPTSGLLPLSSLPNTESISSLNKSFTPPCSTPTPQRTTTPGTSIFSGSSSPSLSNPISTSASIPGQPLLATPSPLSCASIGPQAQSASTSISEQNLTSSPSAANVLVKTEPASPSPSAFKGPSRSATPSHGSLGLPPVLGHVFPSGPSLSNSMNLGLSGLSSINGNLGGPNLSSLALGSSAGMPPVFPAFTSLANGSPFASSPAFTPSVPMLTSTTIAATATPPLTSSVFPGLSAPAAAAAAAASQFPLNLSTAVPSLFPVPQGPLVSSNPSFPGFTVSSTPPVNPALPSFPGLQPPSTLSGVPPVSACASAPSPASVLPGFASAFSSNFNSALVAQAGPSAFPLLSLSGLPGFPQSPSQSLQGLQQSAAAAAQSALLQASALEGFSAQADAFAGFPTGPGTPFPLQPGLPQRGWQ, encoded by the exons ATGGGATCTGTTAG GAATATTCATGATGCATCAAATTATAAACCAGTCGAAGAACTTTTTAAGACAAATCTATCTGAGAAGAAACGCTGCAGAAGAATCCTGGAACAG GCTGCAAAGAGAGGCTGCAAAGCGCCCAATGCTATGATTTCTTCATGTGGAATAATCCCTGGAAATCCATATCCTAAGGGGAGACCCAGTCGCACTTACGGAATATTTCAT ggaactccAATAAAGAAAGAAGGAGAAGATGCAACCGAAGGCTTGGGTATTGCCGCCAGAATTCTTGGGCCCTGTAAGCCG CCGCCTTCTACATATAATCCACACAGGCCAGTGCCATACCCGATTCCGCCGTGCCGACCTCACCCAACTATTGCGCCAA ATTGCTATGGGAAGACAATGACGGTAAAGAAGGAGCAGTCAAACTTAAATACCTCTGGAGAAGGTCAAACTTTATCTGAAAGGGGAGGGGCAGCAAGCCTTAGTGCCAGTTGTCGCGATTGGGCTAAGACAAACGAGAATAACA GTGCATACGTGAATGGTTCTCTCATTCCGAACTTGGCTCCCGGAACTTTACTTCCTGCTTATTCTTCTAATCCAGTTACACCAGCCCCAG GAATTGAAGATCCTGCTGCTCAAGAAAAATCCACACCCAGCCAAG CTGCTGCTTCTCCACATGGAAACAATTCTGCTCCCCCAACACCTGTTGCAACTCCTGTCCCAGCTCCTTCTGCTTCTCCTGCTATAACATTGCAGCAACCATCAACTCCTACCACTCCACACTCTGGAATGAACATGACTTCTCCTCTAACAATGGCATCTCCTAAATCCTCTACACCCACTCCAACAGTAATAAAAAGTGCTCAGATGTCCTCTGGTACACCCATACCAACGGTTAGCACACCTTCAACATCGATCCCTTCAGTATTCCCTGGTCTTCCAGCCCAACCAAGTTCCTCCACACCATATGCTAATCCTGGGTCCAATAATGCAGCATCATCCTTGTCACTTCCAGGATTTCCATTTTCCGCCACATCTTCTACAAGCACTGTAAGCAATGCTATGATGCCATCTATATTTGCTGGTCTACAATTGCCCTTTAATCCTGCCTTTCAGGGTATGGCTAGCCCAACTCTTTCTGATTTTGCTGGAGCTGCTGGACAAATAGGCAATCCTTTGCTGTCTGTTTTAAAAGGATTTTTAACTTCAAATGATCCAGGGTTAATGAATTCTCCATCAATGCCTTCATTGCCTACATCCGGACTGTTGCCATTGTCAAGTCTTCCAAATACAGAATCAATCTCCTCGTTAAACAAGTCTTTTACTCCTCCATGTTCAACCCCCACACCTCAGAGAACCACCACTCCTGGAACTTCTATATTTTCAGGTTCCTCTTCACCTTCGTTATCAAATCCAATTTCTACATCAGCATCAATCCCAGGACAACCTCTGTTGGCCACACCATCTCCTCTTAGTTGTGCATCCATAGGTCCACAAGCTCAGAGTGCGTCCACTTCCATATCAGAACAAAATCTTACATCTTCACCATCTGCAGCTAATGTATTGGTCAAAACTGAACCAGCTAGTCCATCACCTTCCGCTTTCAAGGGTCCATCACGTTCAGCAACACCTTCTCATGGTTCTCTAGGATTGCCTCCAGTTCTAGGCCATGTGTTTCCATCCGGACCAAGTCTGTCTAATTCAATGAATCTAGGATTGTCAGGGCTTTCCTCAATCAATGGAAATCTAGGCGGCCCAAACTTATCTTCACTGGCTTTGGGTTCCTCTGCAGGAATGCCTCCAGTTTTCCCTGCTTTCACATCACTGGCCAATGGATCTCCATTTGCAAGTAGCCCAGCTTTTACTCCATCTGTTCCAATGCTAACGTCTACCACCATAGCTGCTACTGCAACTCCACCTTTAACGTCCTCAGTGTTCCCTGGCCTGTCAGCACCAGCTGCCGCAGCAGCTGCGGCTGCTTCTCAGTTTCCATTAAACCTTTCCACTGCTGTCCCTTCACTGTTTCCTGTACCACAGGGACCCCTGGTCTCATCAAATCCATCTTTTCCTGGATTCACGGTTTCTAGCACACCACCAGTCAACCCTGCTCTTCCATCCTTCCCTGGACTCCAGCCTCCCTCTACATTGTCAGGAGTTCCTCCAGTGTCAGCATGTGCATCTGCTCCATCTCCGGCATCTGTCCTACCAGGATTTGCATCAGCTTTCAGCTCAAACTTCAACTCAGCCCTTGTGGCACAAGCCGG GCCTTCAGCTTTTCCTCTCCTTTCTCTCTCTGGTCTTCCTGGATTTCCACAGAGTCCTTCTCAGTCGCTGCAAGGACTCCAGCAGAGCGCAGCGGCAGCGGCACAGTCTGCTTTATTACAG